In Anthonomus grandis grandis chromosome 6, icAntGran1.3, whole genome shotgun sequence, one DNA window encodes the following:
- the LOC126737353 gene encoding uncharacterized protein LOC126737353 — MDMAVITDDTILSDVNEQKTLMRKEQVSPLQEIQNKMGQDLGNEEESSNDEDPSFNPNDGEVESSSSDGRDNKNTKKKTRKHLRKENLWARNVKKQKINSGQEYTSRLGKVHRPKRIKPPCNENCLYKCATHVSKENKISIFQQFYKLSDKTRQREYLLKCMTTSTPKKVAQNPDNRKHRKINHAYYFEVNCKNVRVCKCFFMAILDIFYNNTISTAIKKAPNGFLENDMRGTRESGNKTPINLINDVEDHINSFPKVESHYCRARTEKEYIDGSLSISSMYKFYKERCEQDQKPYVQEPVYGKVFNIKFNISFFQQKKDQCSFCVIFEKYSSETERALKQNEYDLHKENVRNSRLEKKKIKTYLSLKMI; from the exons ATGGATATGGCAGTCATTACGGATGATACTATTTTATCAG ATGTAAACGAACAAAAGACTTTAATGAGAAAAGAACAGGTTTCACCTTTGcaagaaattcaaaataaaatgggACAAGATTTAGGAAATGAAGAAGAATCTTCCAATGATGAGGATCCCAGTTTTAACCCTAATGATGGAGAAGTAGAAAGTAGCAGCAGTGATGGTAGAGACAATAAgaatacaaaaaagaaaacaagaaaacatcttagaaaagaaaatttgtgggcaagaaatgttaaaaaacaaaaaataaactctGGTCAGGAATATACGTCGCGACTTGGTAAGGTGCATAGACCAAAAAGAATTAAGCCACCCTGTAATGAAAATTGTTTGTACAAATGTGCTACACACgtttctaaagaaaataaaatatccatttttcaacaattttataaGCTATCTGATAAAACAAGACAGCGTGAATACCTATTAAAGTGTATGACAACAAGTACGCCAAAGAAGGTAGCACAAAACCCCGACAACCGTAAACATAGAAAAATAAACCATGCGTACTATTTTGAAGTCAATTGCAAAAATGTAAGAGtctgtaaatgtttttttatggcaatattagatattttttataataataccaTTAGTACTGCGATAAAAAAGGCACCAAATgggtttttagaaaatgatatGAGAGGAACCAGAGAAAGTGGTAATAAAACTCCCATTAACCTAATTAACGATGTTGAGGACCACATTAATAGCTTTCCTAAAGTGGAATCCCACTATTGCCGAGCTAGAACTGAAAAAGAGTACATAGATGGTTCACTATCTATCTCTTCAATgtacaaattttataaagaaagaTGTGAACAAGATCAGAAACCTTATGTGCAAGAACCAGTGTATGGGAAGGTATTTAacatcaaatttaatatttcatttttccaacaaaaaaagGATCAATGCTCATTTTGtgtaatatttgaaaagtaCAGTTCAGAAACTGAAAGGGCGCTGAAGCAGAATGAATATGATTTACACAAAGAAAATGTGCGTAACTCGcgattggaaaaaaaaaagataaaaacctATTTAAGCTTGAAAATGATATAG